TTTGTTCCCTTGGCTTGGTTGACCTCGCATCCACAATTATTGACCTAGAGCCTGCGGTGGGTTGACAACAAGCGAAAGATGTGCATATAATCATTCACAACCTTTGGCTGCGTACGGGCGTTGATGAGGAGCAGTAGCCGTACCGGCTGTCGGCAGAGAGTTGACGGGCGGTGCGAGTCAACCGGCCGGTCGGCGAACCTCGCCTCGGAGCCCGCCGGGTGGAAGGAGCACGGGCGCCGGCGACAATCGTCCCGGGCTTTGCGTACATTCGGCCGTCTTCCCCACGATACGGGGATGGAGGGAGTGCGCCCGCCGGCCGCGCGGGACGCTGCGCGTGAACGGCGCAGGTTGCGGCGGCGAGACGGGTGCGCTAACTAGGGTGGTACCGCGGGAGCGAACCTCTCGTCCCTAGCGCGGCTGGGGGCGGGAGGTTTTTCGCGTTTGCGGGTTAGGCACATCCCGGCGGACGCGGTGACGGGCGGATGGTGCGGAGAGAACAACCGAATGGAGGAGGGAGTGTTCCATGGCCAAGACGGGTGTGGCGAGCACCTACAACCCGAGAGAAATCGAGCCGCGCTGGCAGCGCGTGTGGGAGGAACAAGACGCCTTTCGCACCGACGAGGAGAGCGACAAGCCGAAATTCTATTGCCTGGAGATGTTCCCGTATCCCTCGGGTCGCCTGCACATGGGCCACATGCGCGTCTATTCCATCGGCGACGTCATCGCCCGCTTCAAGCGGATGAACGGCTACCGCGTGCTGCACCCGATGGGATGGGACGCCTTCGGGCTGCCGGCGGAGAACGCGGCGATCAAGTACGGTGCCCAGCCGGCCAAGTGGACGTACGAGAACATCGCCTACATGAAGCGGCAGCAAAAGTCCCTCGGCGTCAGCTACGACTGGTCGCGCGAGGTGACCACCTGCTCGCCCGACTACTACAAGTTTACGCAGTGGATGTTCCTCCTTTTCTACGAGCGCGGCCTGGCCTACCGCAAGAAGGCGCCGGTCAACTGGTGCCCGGAATGCAACACCGTGCTGGCCAACGAGCAGGTGGAAAACGGGCGCTGCTGGCGCTGCGACGCCGAGGTGACGAAGAAGGAGCTGGAGCAGTGGTTTTTGCGCATCACCGACTACGCCGAGCGCCTCTTGGCCGACCTGGACAAGCTGGAGGGGTGGCCGGAGCGGGTCAAGGTGATGCAGAAAAACTGGATCGGCAAGAGCGAGGGGGCCAACATCGCCTTTGCCGTGCCCGAGCTGGGCGAGACGATCACCGTCTTCACCACGCGGCCGGACACGCTGTTTGGCGTCACCTATCTCGTGCTGGCACCGGAACACCCGCTGGTGGAGCGCCTCATCGCCGGCAAGGAGACGGAGACGGCGGTGCGGGCCTTCGTCGAGCGGATGAAGAAAACGCGCGATTTTGAGCGCACGGCGGCGGATGCCGAAAAGGAAGGCCTGTTCACCGGTTCCTACGCTGTCCATCCCCTGACCGGCGAGCGGGTGCCGATCTGGGTGGCCAACTACGTGCTGATGGACTACGGCACCGGCGCCGTGATGGGCGTGCCGGCCCACGACCAGCGCGATTTCCAGTTCGCCAAGAAGTACAACCTGCCCATTCGCGTCGTGATCCAGCCGGCCGACGGCCAGCGCCTCGACGCCGATCGCCTGACGGAGGCCTACGTCGACGATGGCGTTCTGGTGAACTCCGGCGCCTTTGACGGGATGCCCAACCGCCAGGCCATTCGGGCCATCGCCGAACACCTGAAGGAGAAGGGCCTCGGCGGGCCGGCGGTCTCCTACCGGCTGCGCGACTGGCTGATCTCCCGCCAGCGCTACTGGGGGGCGCCGATTCCCATCGTCTACTGCGACGACTGCGGCATCGTCCCCGTTCCGAAGGAGCAGCTGCCCGTCCTCTTGCCCGACGACGTGATCATCGACGGGAAGCGCAACCCGCTGACCACCTCAGAATCCTTCGTCAACACGACGTGCCCGCGGTGCGGCAAGCCGGCCAAGCGGGAGACCGACACGATGGACACCTTCATCTGCTCGTCGTGGTACTTCTTCCGCTACTGCGACCCGCGCAACGACCGGGTGCCCTTCGATCCGGAAAAGGTGAACCGGTGGATGCCCGTCGACGAGTACATCGGCGGCATCGAGCACGCCATTTTGCACCTCCTGTACGCGCGCTTCTTCACCAAGGTGCTCTACGACGCCGGGCTGGTGAACGTCGACGAGCCCTTTGCGCGGCTCCTCACCCAGGGGATGGTGCTGAAGGACGGGGCCAAGATGTCCAAGTCGAAGGGCAACGTCGTGTCCCCGGACGAGATCATCGAGAAGTACGGGGCCGACACGGGCCGGCTGTTCATCCTGTTTGCCGCCCCGCCGGAGCGCGACCTGGAGTGGAGCGACAGCGGCGTGGAGGGCTGCTTCCGCTTCCTCAGCCGCGTGTGGCGCCTGGTCGACCAGCACCTCGACCTGTTTGCGGATCGCCGCCCGGCCCAGCCGAAGGATCCGGCGGCCAAGGCGCTGCATCGCCAGCTGCACCAGACGATCAAGAAGGTGACCGAGGACATCGACAAGCGCTACCAGTTCAACACGGCGATCAGCGCGATCATGGAGCTGGTCAACGCCATCTCCGCCTATCCGGATGGGGCCGACCGGGGCACGCTGGCCGAAGCGATTGAAAAGACGATCGTGCTCCTTTCGCCCTTCGCCCCGCACATCGCCGAGGAGTTGTGGCACCGCATCGGCCATGCCGACAGCGTCCACGCCCAGCCGTGGCCGAAGTGGGACGAGGCGGCCCTTGTGGCCGACGAGGTGGAGATCGTCGTGCAGGTGAACGGCAAGGTGCGCGACCGGGTCGTCGTGCCGGCGAATGCGTCGCGCGAGGAGATCGAGGCGGCGGTGCTGGCCCAGGAGAAGGTGAAGGCGCACCTCGCGGGGAAAACGGTGAAAAAGGTGATCGTCGTCCCCGGCAAGCTGGTTAACCTGGTGGTCGGATAAGGGAGAGGGGGTGTAATTCCCCCTCTTCTTCGTTTTTCCTCGCCTCGCGCGCGTGTAAAGGGGCGGCACCGTTTTCACGCCACGGGACGCGGGTGGTGATCGACGGCCCGCTGTTCGGGTATGCCGGCGTGGAGTACCGCAAGCTGGTGCGGGGCGACCGCGGTTCTCTCGTGGTGCTCGTCCAAAACCGCCTGCGCGCGGCCGGTTATTACAAGGGGAGTTGCCACGGCGTGTTTGACGGGGCCACGGAATATGCGGTGAAGCGCTTTCAGCGGGCATGGGGACTGCCCGTGACGGGGCTGATCGGCTGGCAGGATTATGTGGCGCTGGGGCTCATCGAGTGAGACGCTCAATCCATTGAGAAAAAAAGGGAAAATCCCTGTTTAGCCGTCGAAAAGTAGAAAAACTTTTTGTCGAAAGTTGCGAATAATAGTTGTTGAATCATTTATCTTAAAAATCTATAATGTAAGGTGTGACGGAACGGCGGAGAAGGCATTGGCGTCGCCCATGCCGCATACAGTTACTACTGTGTTTTGCCCAGGGAAGGAAAGGAGGCCCGATGACCGTGCCGCTGTCGGCGTTTTCGTCGCACCGCAGTGCCGATCAGACCCAGCTGGTGGCGTTGGTGCAAAATCCGCACACCATTTTTGTTTACTGGGAGATCGGCGAGGACCGTCGAAAGTTGGCCGAGGAGATCACCGGGTGCGCGTGGGAGGAGCTGTCGTTTTTCCTGCGCGTGCACCAGATGGGCGACGGCGGAGGGAAAGGAGGGCTTGAAACCGTCGGCGTGTGGGACATTCCCGTGCACCGGGATGCCAACAACTGGTACATCCACGCCCTCACCCCCGGCGCGTTCTACCGCATTCACTACGGCGTGCGCACGGAGCGCCATGCGTTCTTCACGCTTCTCTATTCCCGCCTTCTGCAAACCCCGTGGACGTCGCCGGACGCGTACATTCCGTATCCGGGTCAGGAGGGCCCCCTCGTCGTTCCTCCCACCCGCTATGAGCTGACGCGCCTTTTGTCGGCAAGAGCGTCGGAGACGTCCCCGAAGGATCAACAGGCGAACGGATAACCGAGACGGTCCGCGTCGACGGCCTCTTGCGCGTTCCGCGCAAGACGGCGTTCTTGTCGTTGCGGACACGACAGAGAGAGGCGATATGCCCATGAAGGAGTGGAGTCATGACCAGCGGATACGTCAACCTCGTGCTGCACGCCCATTTGCCCTACGTGCGCCATTTGTGCGCCGACCGGCTGGAGCACCGATGGTTGTTCGAAGCCATTACCGAATGTTACCTCCCCCTCTTGGATGTGCTGGAAGGTCTTGTGCGCGACCGCATTCCGTTCCGCCTCACCTTCTCGCTCTCTCCCACCCTGATGGCCATGCTGGCCGACCCTCTCCTCCAAGACCGCTATGTGGACCATTTGCGAAGGCTGATCGCCCTCGCCGAAGCGGAAATCGCGCATCACCGGGGCCGGGGACCCTATGCGGCGCTGGCCGAGGGGTACCGCGAGCGGTTTGCGTACTTGCGGGACATTTATGAAAACCGGTACGGCCGCAACCTGCTTGTCCCGTTGAAACGGCTGGCTGAACAAGGCGCGCTGGAGCTCATCACCACGACGGCAACCCACGCCTTTTTGCCGTACTGCGCGACGGAAGAGATGGTGCGCGCGCAGATCGCCGTGGGGTTGCGCGAGTTTGCGCGCCATATGGGGTTTTGTCCGCAGGGGCTGTGGCTGCCCGAATGCGCGTACCGCCCGGGGCTGGGCCGCGTGCTGCGGGCCTTTGGCCTTCGGTACACCTTTGTCGACGCCCACGCCCTGCGCTGCGCCGTGCCCACGCCGCCCCACGACGTGTATGC
This region of Calditerricola satsumensis genomic DNA includes:
- a CDS encoding peptidoglycan-binding domain-containing protein, with product MVIDGPLFGYAGVEYRKLVRGDRGSLVVLVQNRLRAAGYYKGSCHGVFDGATEYAVKRFQRAWGLPVTGLIGWQDYVALGLIE
- the leuS gene encoding leucine--tRNA ligase, which translates into the protein MAKTGVASTYNPREIEPRWQRVWEEQDAFRTDEESDKPKFYCLEMFPYPSGRLHMGHMRVYSIGDVIARFKRMNGYRVLHPMGWDAFGLPAENAAIKYGAQPAKWTYENIAYMKRQQKSLGVSYDWSREVTTCSPDYYKFTQWMFLLFYERGLAYRKKAPVNWCPECNTVLANEQVENGRCWRCDAEVTKKELEQWFLRITDYAERLLADLDKLEGWPERVKVMQKNWIGKSEGANIAFAVPELGETITVFTTRPDTLFGVTYLVLAPEHPLVERLIAGKETETAVRAFVERMKKTRDFERTAADAEKEGLFTGSYAVHPLTGERVPIWVANYVLMDYGTGAVMGVPAHDQRDFQFAKKYNLPIRVVIQPADGQRLDADRLTEAYVDDGVLVNSGAFDGMPNRQAIRAIAEHLKEKGLGGPAVSYRLRDWLISRQRYWGAPIPIVYCDDCGIVPVPKEQLPVLLPDDVIIDGKRNPLTTSESFVNTTCPRCGKPAKRETDTMDTFICSSWYFFRYCDPRNDRVPFDPEKVNRWMPVDEYIGGIEHAILHLLYARFFTKVLYDAGLVNVDEPFARLLTQGMVLKDGAKMSKSKGNVVSPDEIIEKYGADTGRLFILFAAPPERDLEWSDSGVEGCFRFLSRVWRLVDQHLDLFADRRPAQPKDPAAKALHRQLHQTIKKVTEDIDKRYQFNTAISAIMELVNAISAYPDGADRGTLAEAIEKTIVLLSPFAPHIAEELWHRIGHADSVHAQPWPKWDEAALVADEVEIVVQVNGKVRDRVVVPANASREEIEAAVLAQEKVKAHLAGKTVKKVIVVPGKLVNLVVG
- a CDS encoding DUF4912 domain-containing protein, with translation MTVPLSAFSSHRSADQTQLVALVQNPHTIFVYWEIGEDRRKLAEEITGCAWEELSFFLRVHQMGDGGGKGGLETVGVWDIPVHRDANNWYIHALTPGAFYRIHYGVRTERHAFFTLLYSRLLQTPWTSPDAYIPYPGQEGPLVVPPTRYELTRLLSARASETSPKDQQANG